One Hypomesus transpacificus isolate Combined female chromosome 21, fHypTra1, whole genome shotgun sequence genomic region harbors:
- the LOC124483730 gene encoding zinc finger BED domain-containing protein 5 — translation MDRFIVRSKPQIVSVEEPPKEKKRKTVSRQYHESYLSYGFTWTGDVNCPHPECVICQEKLANANMVPSKLKRHLETKHPFHVERNLAFFKRAKDLNQRQQDHLLDCVKVSDKAMEASYMLAELIAKQKKPHTIAETLILPALKKIAGVMLGPDAANALSKVPSSDNTVKRRIDDMSDDIEQQLTEKLQVSGTFSLQVDESTDISGAAQLLANVRYVDGDSIKETFLFCKEMESHTTGEEVFRVTNDYLKEKGLTWEMCVSLCTDGAACMTGRVRGFIAKVKEQNPNIVTNHCILHREALVAKTMPPELAEVLDQSVQVVNYIKSRPLKSRLFSQLCAEMGADHQSLLLHTEVRWLSRGKVLSRLYELREEVLEFSKEHPVPHKDKLADQRWGAKLAYLADIFGHLNELNTKLQGRNENILSSTDKIRGFMGKLILWQEALKQGSMEMFPLASAAPQAARERALFAEHLQTLKERFERYFPRVADIEDFDWIRAPFNQESSTQKLILREREECAELRMDRTMKLKFSELPLDQFCLHEEQQEVTPLR, via the exons ATGGATCGCTTTATTGTGAGGAGCAAACCACAGATAGTCAGCGTAGAAGAACCACctaaagagaagaaaagaaagactgTCAGCAGACAGTATCATGAAAGCTACCTGTCTTATGGCTTCACCTGGACCGGGGATGTCAACTGCCCCCATCCCGAGTGCGTAATCTGTCAGGAGAAGTTGGCTAATGCTAACATGGTGCCAAGTAAATTGAAGAGGCACTTGGAAACCAAACATCCCTTTCACGTTGAGAGAAACTTGGCCTTCTTTAAAAGAGCGAAGGATCTGAACCAGAGGCAGCAAGACCATTTGTTGGATTGTGTAAAAGTGTCTGATAAGGCTATGGAGGCAAGTTATATGCTAGCGGAGCTTATTGCAAAGCAGAAAAAACCACACACAATAGCGGAGACGCTCATCCTCCccgctttaaaaaaaattgcaggTGTCATGCTGGGTCCAGATGCCGCAAATGCCTTATCAAAAGTGCCTTCGTCAGATAATACAGTTAAAAGAAGGATCGATGACATGTCAGATGACATAGAACAACAGTTGACGGAGAAACTGCAGGTCAGCGGcacattttctctacaggtGGACGAGTCAACTGACATAAGTGGGGCTGCCCAACTCCTGGCAAACGTCAGATATGTTGATGGTGATTCAATCAAAGAGACTTTTTTATTCTGTAAAGAAATGGAAAGCCACACAACAGGGGAAGAGGTATTCAGGGTAACTAATGACTATTTAAAAGAGAAAGGTCTGACCTGGGAAATGTGCGTCAGTCTTTGTACAGATGGTGCGGCATGCATgacggggagagtgagaggtttTATTGCCAAGGTGAAAGAACAAAACCCAAATATTGTGACAAACCACTGTATTTTACATCGCGAGGCATTAGTTGCCAAAACCATGCCCCCAGAGTTGGCTGAGGTGCTGGATCAATCTGTGCAGGTGGTGAATTACATCAAATCAAGGCCATTAAAGTCTCGGCTATTCTCCCAACTGTGCGCTGAGATGGGAGCTGACCaccaaagcctactcctccacaCAGAGGTACGTTGGCTGTCACGGGGAAAAGTCCTGTCCCGTCTTTATGAGCTGCGAGAAGAGGTTTTGGAGTTTTCGAAGGAACACCCTGTCCCTCATAAGGACAAGCTCGCGGATCAGAGGTGGGGCGCCAAGCTGGCTTACCTTGCAGATATTTTTGGGCACCTCAACGAGTTAAACACCAAGCTTCAGGGCAGGAATGAGAACATTCTATCGTCCACAGACAAGATTCGGGGGTTTATGGGCAAGCTTATCCTGTGGCAGGAGGCTTTGAAACAGGGTtccatggagatgttcccactGGCATCAGCCGCGCCACAGGCTGCTAGGGAGCGCGCTTTATTTGCTGAACACCTTCAGACATTAAAAGAGAGGTTTGAGCGCTACTTTCCACGTGTGGCCGACATCGAGGACTTTGACTGGATTCGAGCCCCATTCAATCAGGAATCCTCAACACAAAAGCTCAttttgagggaaagagaggaatgtGCAGAGCTCCGGATGGACCGCACAATGAAACTCAAATTTAGTGAGCTCCCACTGGATCAGTTTTG TTTACATGAAGAGCAACAGGAGGTCACGCCTCTCCGTTGA